A DNA window from Natronogracilivirga saccharolytica contains the following coding sequences:
- a CDS encoding porin family protein has translation MIRNLFCITLATLLAMVLFAQSAHAQSPLSFGAKAGINIANVSGDAFDDADSRTGIIIGGVVDIGLPMLPVGLETGLYYSQQGATISESFEEFGETFDFESTLSLDYLTIPVLGKLYFGPPGPISPHIVAGPYFAYLLDAESEVTMNGMTISGDISDETESLDFGLIAGVGVDFNVGVTKLNVQARYSLGLVDIFDDSNNDDFDDFNDFNNDLDDDFVTDPDSKNRVFTITAGIYF, from the coding sequence ATGATACGCAACCTCTTCTGTATAACACTTGCTACTCTGCTGGCGATGGTACTGTTTGCTCAGTCCGCCCATGCACAAAGTCCGCTCTCTTTCGGAGCCAAAGCCGGAATCAATATCGCCAATGTCAGTGGCGATGCCTTCGACGATGCCGATTCACGAACCGGAATCATTATCGGTGGTGTTGTGGATATCGGACTGCCCATGCTGCCGGTCGGCCTTGAAACCGGCCTCTACTACTCACAGCAGGGTGCCACCATTTCCGAAAGTTTTGAAGAGTTTGGTGAAACATTTGATTTCGAAAGCACACTTTCACTTGATTACCTGACCATACCGGTGCTGGGCAAACTGTATTTCGGCCCTCCGGGTCCCATAAGTCCCCACATAGTTGCCGGCCCCTATTTTGCTTATCTGCTGGACGCCGAGTCTGAAGTCACTATGAATGGCATGACCATTTCGGGTGATATCAGTGACGAGACGGAATCACTGGATTTCGGCCTGATCGCAGGAGTCGGAGTGGACTTCAATGTCGGTGTGACGAAACTTAACGTTCAGGCCCGATACTCGCTCGGCCTTGTTGATATTTTCGATGATTCCAATAATGATGATTTTGACGATTTCAACGACTTCAATAATGATTTAGATGATGATTTTGTCACAGATCCCGATTCAAAAAACCGGGTCTTCACCATTACGGCCGGAATTTATTTCTGA
- a CDS encoding PQQ-dependent sugar dehydrogenase, producing MKLSAYSPVLITALLVLPALILTSCDDRVSIETNASPDGDVVIESVESEDADFRLVRVLGGLENPWAVAWLPDDRMIITERPGRMNLFDGETVTELSGLPDIHSRSQGGLLDVALHPDYEDNGWIYFTYSKADNGNTGTALGRARLDGEQLVDVEELYVEEPAKNPGRHYGSRIAFPGDGTVLFTIGDRGERTPSQDLQDPAGSTIRLNYDGSVPEDNPFAGSDEALPKIYSYGHRNAQGMVIHPETGAIWQHEHGPQGGDELNIIQAGGNYGWPDATYGDEYGSGQPIGIEPHEDPDIVNPLVHWSPTSIAPSGMAFFYGNNFPGWHGDVFIGALAQQHVRRVVVDGEEVVRQEELLSGEPGRIRDIRQGPDGNLYLLTDHSDGGLYRIEPLD from the coding sequence ATGAAACTATCTGCATATTCACCAGTTCTGATTACAGCACTGCTTGTTCTGCCCGCACTGATTCTGACCTCTTGTGATGACCGGGTCAGTATCGAAACCAATGCATCGCCGGACGGCGATGTGGTCATTGAGTCCGTAGAGTCCGAAGATGCCGACTTCAGGCTGGTCCGCGTTCTGGGCGGCCTTGAGAACCCCTGGGCAGTGGCCTGGCTGCCGGATGATCGCATGATCATCACGGAACGCCCCGGGCGTATGAACCTTTTTGACGGCGAGACGGTAACAGAATTGTCCGGATTGCCGGATATTCATTCCCGCAGTCAGGGTGGCTTGCTGGATGTTGCGCTGCATCCTGATTACGAGGATAACGGCTGGATCTATTTCACATACTCCAAAGCGGATAACGGCAATACCGGAACCGCGCTCGGACGAGCCAGGCTGGATGGTGAGCAACTGGTTGATGTTGAGGAGCTGTACGTCGAGGAACCTGCCAAAAATCCGGGCCGGCATTACGGATCACGTATAGCTTTCCCGGGGGACGGAACGGTTCTCTTTACAATCGGAGATCGCGGGGAGCGTACACCATCGCAGGATCTTCAGGACCCTGCAGGTTCTACCATCCGCCTGAATTACGATGGGTCAGTCCCCGAAGACAATCCGTTTGCAGGAAGCGATGAAGCACTGCCGAAAATCTATTCCTACGGCCATCGCAATGCGCAGGGCATGGTCATCCACCCGGAAACCGGAGCGATATGGCAGCATGAGCATGGCCCGCAGGGTGGAGACGAACTGAATATAATTCAAGCCGGAGGCAATTACGGATGGCCTGATGCCACTTATGGTGATGAGTACGGCAGCGGGCAACCGATTGGCATTGAACCTCATGAAGATCCGGATATTGTCAATCCGCTGGTTCACTGGTCACCGACATCCATAGCCCCGTCGGGAATGGCTTTTTTCTACGGAAATAACTTTCCCGGCTGGCATGGTGATGTATTTATCGGCGCACTGGCCCAGCAGCATGTCCGGCGTGTGGTCGTCGATGGCGAGGAGGTTGTTCGTCAGGAAGAGCTGCTGAGCGGGGAGCCCGGGCGTATCCGGGATATCCGGCAGGGTCCGGACGGCAATCTCTACTTGCTTACAGACCACTCGGATGGAGGCTTGTATCGTATCGAGCCGCTTGACTGA
- a CDS encoding N-acyl-D-amino-acid deacylase family protein: MIIKNLFRFVKVARLNLPLVMASLMLLTVSCNSQNDADLHDLLIKNAKIIDGTGSESFAGHVVVDEGVIVNVGEFDAEIVQSKKTIDAEGRVLSPGFIDAHSHGDPLETPRFHNFLAMGVTSVSLGQDGRSPGGRDVAAWMDKVDSSGTGPNIVHFVGHSTLRELIDAPRESGLDQSYIEQMLEILGRSLQAGSFGLTTGLEYDHGMFADSDELAALAGPVAEANGLVMSHMRSEDDDKILDSVTELLNQGRESGAHVHVSHIKIVFGDDPALAGEVLGLMDETRKEGLRVTADVYPYVASFTGIGIVFPEWALPPNDFDEVVENRRDELEEYLRNRVAMRNGPEATLFGTDQWAGKTLAEVAEEKGKPFEQVLIDDIGPRGASAAYFVMDEDVMQRFLTDPHVMVSSDGSPTMRHPRGYGSFARIIRKYVNEKELLTLEEAIHKMSGLTAETIGLSDPGRVETPRGIIREGYAADLLLFDPGQIRDLATFEEPHTYAKGFDRVFVNGTAVVENGNKNTELPGRVLRRR; encoded by the coding sequence ATGATAATCAAAAACCTGTTCCGTTTTGTTAAGGTGGCACGCCTGAACCTCCCGCTGGTGATGGCCTCCCTGATGCTTCTAACAGTTTCATGTAATTCGCAAAATGACGCGGATCTGCATGATCTGTTGATTAAAAATGCAAAAATAATCGATGGAACCGGCTCTGAATCGTTTGCAGGGCATGTTGTTGTTGATGAGGGGGTTATTGTGAACGTCGGTGAATTTGACGCAGAGATTGTGCAGTCAAAAAAAACCATTGACGCAGAAGGGCGCGTACTTTCTCCGGGCTTCATCGATGCCCATTCACACGGCGATCCCCTGGAAACGCCCCGTTTCCACAATTTTCTGGCCATGGGTGTGACCTCGGTCAGTCTGGGTCAGGATGGCCGCAGCCCTGGTGGAAGAGATGTGGCCGCCTGGATGGACAAGGTGGATTCGTCAGGAACCGGACCCAACATCGTACACTTTGTCGGACACAGTACATTGCGCGAACTCATCGATGCTCCCCGCGAGTCAGGACTGGACCAAAGCTATATAGAACAGATGCTGGAGATACTCGGCCGCTCTCTGCAAGCCGGATCCTTCGGACTGACTACCGGTCTTGAATATGATCACGGAATGTTTGCTGATTCTGACGAGCTGGCAGCTCTTGCCGGTCCGGTAGCGGAAGCGAACGGATTGGTCATGAGTCACATGCGAAGTGAGGACGACGATAAAATTCTGGATTCCGTTACTGAACTGCTGAACCAGGGGCGCGAATCAGGAGCGCATGTCCACGTTTCTCATATAAAAATAGTTTTTGGTGATGATCCCGCGCTGGCAGGCGAAGTGTTGGGATTGATGGATGAGACCAGGAAGGAAGGCCTGCGGGTGACAGCTGACGTCTATCCCTATGTCGCAAGTTTTACCGGTATTGGGATTGTCTTTCCGGAATGGGCGCTGCCTCCCAATGATTTCGATGAAGTGGTGGAGAACCGGCGTGATGAACTGGAAGAATATCTTCGCAACAGAGTTGCCATGAGAAACGGACCGGAAGCAACACTGTTCGGCACAGATCAATGGGCCGGAAAAACGCTGGCCGAAGTTGCCGAAGAGAAGGGCAAGCCCTTTGAACAGGTACTGATCGATGATATCGGTCCCCGTGGCGCCAGCGCAGCCTATTTTGTAATGGATGAGGATGTTATGCAGCGTTTTCTTACCGATCCTCATGTGATGGTCAGTTCCGACGGAAGCCCGACTATGCGCCATCCCCGCGGCTACGGAAGCTTCGCTCGCATTATCCGGAAATATGTCAATGAAAAAGAGCTGCTGACACTGGAAGAGGCCATCCATAAAATGTCCGGACTCACTGCCGAAACCATCGGTCTGTCTGATCCCGGCCGGGTTGAAACGCCGCGGGGGATCATCCGGGAGGGATATGCCGCAGATCTGCTGCTGTTTGATCCCGGTCAGATCCGGGACCTGGCAACATTTGAAGAACCGCACACCTATGCCAAGGGCTTTGACCGGGTATTCGTTAACGGCACAGCCGTGGTGGAAAATGGAAATAAAAACACGGAACTCCCGGGCCGGGTCCTGCGGAGAAGATAA
- a CDS encoding N-acyl-D-amino-acid deacylase family protein: protein MEIKTRNSRAGSCGEDNDSQKMTFTARCTALFLMLVSFAAATCCSPDQQENESTVLITNARIIDGTGSPAFDGSVLIRDEKIAGVTKAGSGENEGSEDVSRVIDAGGDVLAPGFIDAHSRGNPFETPRFDNFLSMGVTTITLGLVGTHPGGEDAASWLDDVNARGTGPNIIHFTGHSTLREIVDAPDEGDLDAAYISAMADILSGAMNAGSFGLSLGLEFEPGSYAGRQELTALAEAVNDHGGILMAHVRSEDDDRIEASVQEVLDAGRGSGVPVHFSHLKIVYANEVERAEDILGILQEARDEGLTVTADVYPYVASFTGISIVFPEWARSEQDFETAVSERREELEEYLRARITLRNGPEATLFGSGPWTGKTLAEVAEELDMPFENVLIDEVGPDGASAAYFVMNEDVMRRFLQDPHVMIGSDGGPEMRHPRGYGSFARIIRKYVREEGLLTLEEAVHKMSGLTAATLGLSDDGIVDTPRGLIREGYAADLLIFDPSKVQDRAVFEDPHRYAAGFDHVFVNGEHVIADGENDHLPGKVIRRQVQAE from the coding sequence ATGGAAATAAAAACACGGAACTCCCGGGCCGGGTCCTGCGGAGAAGATAATGACAGCCAGAAAATGACTTTTACTGCAAGATGTACTGCTTTGTTTTTGATGCTCGTGTCGTTTGCAGCCGCAACGTGCTGTTCTCCGGACCAGCAAGAAAATGAATCCACGGTTCTGATCACAAATGCCCGCATTATCGACGGAACAGGTTCACCGGCATTTGACGGATCAGTTCTGATCCGGGATGAAAAAATCGCCGGGGTCACTAAGGCAGGTTCGGGCGAAAATGAGGGATCTGAAGATGTGAGCCGTGTTATTGACGCCGGCGGAGATGTTCTTGCTCCCGGTTTCATCGATGCGCATTCACGGGGCAACCCTTTTGAAACTCCGCGATTTGATAACTTCCTCTCGATGGGGGTTACAACCATCACTCTCGGTCTTGTCGGGACCCATCCCGGCGGCGAAGATGCAGCATCATGGCTGGATGATGTCAATGCGCGCGGAACAGGTCCCAATATAATCCATTTTACCGGACACAGCACACTCAGGGAGATCGTTGATGCCCCGGATGAGGGAGATCTTGATGCCGCATATATCAGCGCTATGGCAGACATCCTCTCCGGTGCCATGAATGCGGGATCATTCGGCCTTTCGCTCGGACTGGAGTTCGAGCCCGGGAGTTATGCCGGCCGGCAGGAGCTGACGGCTTTGGCCGAAGCGGTTAACGACCACGGCGGAATACTCATGGCCCACGTCCGAAGCGAGGATGACGACCGGATTGAAGCTTCCGTGCAGGAAGTGCTTGATGCGGGGCGGGGATCGGGGGTGCCGGTCCACTTTTCACATCTGAAGATCGTGTACGCCAATGAAGTTGAGCGGGCAGAAGACATTCTCGGAATCCTTCAGGAGGCCCGGGATGAAGGGCTGACTGTCACCGCCGATGTCTATCCCTACGTTGCGAGTTTTACAGGTATAAGTATCGTTTTCCCGGAATGGGCGCGGTCGGAACAGGATTTCGAAACGGCCGTCTCTGAACGCCGGGAAGAGCTGGAGGAGTACCTTCGCGCCCGGATTACCCTCAGAAACGGTCCGGAAGCCACACTTTTCGGGTCAGGGCCCTGGACCGGTAAAACACTTGCGGAAGTGGCCGAAGAGCTGGATATGCCATTTGAAAACGTGCTCATTGATGAGGTTGGTCCGGATGGAGCCAGCGCAGCCTATTTTGTTATGAACGAAGATGTGATGCGGCGTTTTCTTCAGGATCCCCATGTTATGATCGGATCAGATGGCGGCCCGGAAATGCGTCATCCGAGAGGGTATGGTTCATTTGCCAGGATTATCCGCAAGTATGTCCGGGAAGAAGGATTGCTCACCCTTGAGGAGGCGGTTCATAAAATGAGCGGCCTGACTGCTGCCACACTGGGTCTTTCGGATGACGGGATAGTCGATACTCCCCGGGGGTTGATCAGGGAGGGATATGCCGCAGATCTGCTGATTTTTGATCCTTCAAAAGTGCAGGACCGGGCCGTGTTCGAGGATCCGCACCGCTATGCTGCCGGCTTTGACCATGTTTTTGTTAACGGGGAACATGTCATTGCAGACGGTGAAAACGACCACCTGCCCGGAAAGGTGATCAGAAGGCAGGTTCAGGCCGAATAA
- a CDS encoding ion transporter, whose amino-acid sequence MSSFSELSRKIAESSWFNQFILIVILAAGVVVGIQTYGEKVADYKELLWTLDQIILFIFLVEVIIKMSAEGNKPLRYFNDPWNVFDFTIVTVCYLALLFPEVEGAFVAVFRLARVMRVFRIVRTIPKLRLLVNTLLKSIPSIGYIGILLSVIFYIYATMGVFLFRENDPVHFGNLQLSLLSLFRVVTLEDWTNIMYINMYGCDHAIWGYGEENGCTDPQAFGFGAALYFVTFVLIGTMIVLNLFIGVIMNSMDEAKRDARDEAERAIGLRERSLQEELSRVSGELDEMKQRIDTLARRHSVTKDTKDGPDRHRS is encoded by the coding sequence ATGAGCAGCTTTTCAGAATTATCCAGGAAAATTGCAGAGTCGTCCTGGTTCAATCAGTTTATTCTTATCGTGATTCTTGCAGCCGGTGTGGTTGTCGGTATCCAGACCTACGGTGAAAAAGTAGCGGACTACAAGGAGCTGTTATGGACGCTCGATCAGATCATCCTGTTCATCTTTCTGGTCGAGGTGATTATTAAAATGTCCGCCGAGGGAAACAAGCCGCTGCGCTATTTCAATGATCCCTGGAATGTCTTCGATTTTACAATCGTGACGGTCTGCTACCTGGCGCTGCTTTTTCCGGAGGTGGAGGGTGCGTTTGTGGCGGTATTCCGCCTGGCACGCGTGATGAGGGTTTTCCGGATCGTCCGAACCATACCAAAGCTCCGGCTTCTGGTCAATACGCTGCTCAAATCCATACCCTCCATCGGATACATCGGAATTCTGCTCAGCGTCATTTTCTATATTTACGCCACGATGGGTGTGTTTCTGTTCCGGGAAAATGATCCTGTTCATTTCGGGAATCTGCAGTTGAGCCTGCTGTCGCTTTTCCGGGTGGTAACGCTGGAGGACTGGACCAATATCATGTACATCAACATGTACGGATGTGATCACGCCATCTGGGGATACGGTGAGGAGAACGGCTGTACGGATCCGCAGGCATTCGGCTTTGGGGCAGCGCTTTATTTTGTGACTTTTGTGCTTATCGGCACCATGATTGTGCTTAATCTGTTCATCGGCGTAATTATGAACAGCATGGATGAGGCCAAGCGTGATGCCCGCGATGAAGCGGAAAGGGCGATCGGCCTGAGGGAGCGGTCACTGCAGGAAGAGTTGTCACGCGTTTCAGGTGAGCTGGATGAGATGAAGCAGCGCATTGACACCCTGGCCAGGCGCCATTCTGTTACAAAAGACACAAAAGACGGCCCGGACCGACACCGGTCATGA
- the glgC gene encoding glucose-1-phosphate adenylyltransferase: MHTAKPSLSTPPPKKGSVLCMILAGGRGSRLADLTRWRVKPAVPFGGKYRIIDFTLSNCINSDLRKIAVLTQYKSQSLIRHIYHGWNVFNSEFGEFIEVVPAQQRNRNDWFRGTADAVFQNMDFIVRNNPQWVLVLGGDHVYSMDYNYILQFHRERNADVTIASVPVTLKEGSACGVLEIDDSGHVERFVEKPEKPVPIPDQPDYCLASMGIYVFNTQFLTRKLIENDKKPGTAHDFGRDILPASVTNPSDRVFSWTFWNEEQNRPGYWRDVGTVDSYWKANMDLVSVSPEFNLYDRSWPIRSCLAQFPPAKFVFNDSNRRGMAVDSLVSEGSIISGSLVERSLISTNVYIMDARISDSVILPDVVINNNARIRNAIIDKYCVIPEGIVIGESVEEDGKWFHITDGGIVLVTPEMLNTREKYRRTSDSQYLAMRLNISGES; this comes from the coding sequence ATGCATACAGCAAAACCTTCTCTCAGCACGCCACCACCCAAAAAGGGATCTGTGCTGTGCATGATCCTGGCCGGCGGACGCGGATCACGTCTGGCCGATCTCACCCGTTGGCGTGTCAAACCTGCTGTCCCTTTTGGCGGAAAATACCGGATCATCGATTTTACACTCTCCAATTGCATCAATTCGGATCTGCGAAAAATAGCCGTACTGACACAGTATAAATCACAGTCACTGATCCGGCATATCTATCATGGCTGGAATGTTTTCAATTCAGAGTTCGGCGAATTCATTGAAGTTGTCCCCGCACAGCAGAGAAACCGAAATGACTGGTTCCGTGGCACGGCAGATGCCGTATTTCAGAACATGGATTTCATCGTCCGCAACAACCCGCAATGGGTGCTTGTTCTTGGCGGCGATCATGTCTACAGCATGGACTACAATTACATCCTGCAGTTTCACAGAGAGCGGAATGCCGATGTTACCATTGCCAGCGTACCGGTTACACTCAAGGAGGGATCTGCGTGCGGCGTGCTGGAAATTGATGATTCCGGCCATGTTGAACGGTTCGTGGAAAAGCCTGAAAAACCCGTTCCTATTCCGGATCAACCCGATTATTGTCTCGCCTCCATGGGTATTTATGTTTTCAACACGCAATTCCTCACCAGAAAACTTATTGAAAATGACAAAAAACCGGGGACCGCGCATGATTTTGGACGTGATATTTTACCCGCGTCAGTAACAAACCCGTCAGACCGGGTATTTTCATGGACTTTCTGGAATGAGGAGCAGAACAGGCCCGGATACTGGAGGGATGTGGGTACCGTTGACTCCTATTGGAAAGCCAATATGGATCTGGTCAGTGTCTCCCCTGAATTCAATCTTTACGACCGCAGCTGGCCGATTCGCTCCTGCCTTGCCCAGTTCCCGCCGGCAAAATTTGTCTTTAATGACAGCAACCGGCGCGGCATGGCTGTGGATTCACTCGTTTCTGAAGGAAGTATTATTTCCGGATCACTTGTGGAACGCTCGCTGATATCCACCAATGTATACATCATGGACGCACGGATCAGCGACTCGGTAATTCTGCCTGATGTGGTAATCAACAATAATGCGCGAATCCGAAATGCTATAATCGACAAATACTGCGTCATTCCTGAAGGTATAGTCATCGGTGAATCAGTGGAAGAAGACGGAAAGTGGTTTCACATCACTGACGGCGGAATCGTCCTCGTGACACCGGAAATGCTCAACACCCGGGAGAAGTATCGAAGAACATCCGACAGCCAATACCTTGCCATGCGCCTGAACATTTCCGGAGAGTCATGA
- a CDS encoding HAD family hydrolase has translation MSKTVIEAVIFDMDGLMIDTEPMYKTALQETARQFGYEMEDAFFYQLVGLPNTACKKVIAGKMGPGFPLDEFWAWWPGIWKTEARKNGIDKKSGLDEFLSWLSGTGLPAAVATSSTRKQASFSLEAAGVDYPFEHIVTGDDVKHGKPEPDIYIETAERLGVPARNCAALEDSENGVRAASSAGMLTIMIPDLKQPGPEVRNEADYILNSLHEARDILSELHGQYSKSSK, from the coding sequence GTGAGTAAAACAGTGATAGAAGCCGTTATTTTCGACATGGACGGACTGATGATCGATACCGAACCCATGTATAAGACGGCGCTGCAGGAGACAGCCCGACAGTTTGGATATGAAATGGAGGATGCATTTTTCTACCAGCTCGTTGGGCTTCCCAATACCGCATGCAAGAAGGTAATTGCAGGGAAAATGGGGCCGGGCTTTCCGCTTGATGAGTTTTGGGCCTGGTGGCCGGGAATCTGGAAAACAGAGGCCAGAAAAAACGGGATTGATAAAAAAAGCGGTCTTGATGAATTTTTGAGCTGGCTGTCAGGAACCGGGCTGCCGGCAGCAGTTGCCACATCCAGCACACGCAAACAGGCTTCATTCAGCCTGGAGGCAGCAGGCGTTGACTATCCGTTTGAACATATTGTAACCGGCGATGACGTTAAACACGGCAAGCCCGAACCGGATATCTATATTGAGACAGCTGAAAGACTTGGAGTGCCGGCCCGCAATTGTGCGGCACTGGAAGACTCGGAAAATGGTGTCCGGGCTGCATCATCAGCCGGAATGCTGACCATCATGATCCCCGATTTGAAACAGCCCGGACCGGAGGTGCGCAATGAGGCCGATTATATTCTGAATTCACTTCATGAAGCACGTGATATTTTGTCGGAATTGCACGGGCAATATTCAAAGAGCAGCAAGTAG
- the hoxE gene encoding bidirectional hydrogenase complex protein HoxE: protein MNGNKIRYREFTMEQGQAAKESNRSSKSSPVSASERRRSAGRKGSKVAQKDKRRKLVDATMRRYGHSTYALIETLHTVQEAYGYLDDDNLKYVAHSLRVPLSKVYGVATFYHFFTLKPQGDHTAVVCTGTACYIKGVPAIMKAFKKNFDVEPGETTADGKLSLLTARCIGSCGLAPAMVYDGEIAGMQEPEDIVSKVRAMIRNGN from the coding sequence TTGAACGGAAACAAAATTCGGTACAGGGAGTTCACTATGGAACAGGGTCAGGCAGCAAAAGAAAGCAACAGAAGCAGCAAAAGCTCACCGGTGTCTGCATCAGAAAGAAGGCGATCAGCCGGTCGCAAAGGCTCTAAGGTAGCACAGAAAGACAAGCGCCGCAAACTGGTGGATGCCACCATGCGCCGATACGGACATTCCACCTATGCACTGATTGAGACGCTGCATACCGTCCAGGAGGCTTATGGTTATCTCGATGATGACAATCTGAAGTATGTGGCTCATTCACTTCGGGTTCCGCTCAGCAAAGTTTACGGGGTTGCTACTTTCTATCATTTCTTCACCCTTAAACCACAGGGAGATCACACTGCGGTTGTGTGCACCGGAACGGCGTGCTATATCAAAGGCGTGCCCGCCATTATGAAAGCATTTAAGAAGAATTTTGATGTCGAACCCGGTGAAACGACCGCCGACGGCAAGCTGTCACTGCTCACTGCCAGGTGCATAGGATCATGCGGACTCGCACCCGCCATGGTCTATGACGGAGAAATTGCCGGAATGCAGGAGCCGGAGGATATCGTGAGCAAAGTCCGGGCGATGATCCGGAACGGGAACTGA
- a CDS encoding NuoF family protein, giving the protein MTPEEFNKIGETHRKKRKEYPQNINVCTAAACVSLQSESVKEAIEEEVKKQGREKTCRVSGTGCLGPCATGPLISINDGEALYAGVSVGDAPEIVKNIDKKPVSRLVVSPDSPFFTHQERVALEHCGNIDPESLNDYLALEGYEALYEVLTTMTPVEVIEVIVQSGLRGRGGGGYPTGLKWSTVEKAVGEKKFVICNADEGDPGAFMDRSMLESDPHSIVEGMAIAGYAVGASKGYVYIRGEYPLAIKRLRNAIKQAEKRDLLGKNICGTPFSFDIELRLGAGAFVCGEETALIASIEGRRGAPRSRPPYPAEYGLWGHPTLINNVETFANVSPIIRRGADFYAAIGAGKSKGTKVFALAGSIRNTGLIEVPMGISLREIVYEIGSGIVDDRKFKAVQTGGPSGGCIPEEYLDMPVDYESLAEAGSIMGSGGMIVMDETSCMVDVARYFMDFCRTESCGKCVPCRVGTAQMYNMLTNISTGKGTMHDLQLLEELCDVLKHTSLCGLGQTSANPVLSTIRFFRDEYTAHIRDKKCPAGVCTMEHENEVVS; this is encoded by the coding sequence ATGACACCGGAAGAATTCAATAAAATCGGGGAAACACACAGAAAAAAACGCAAAGAGTATCCCCAGAATATCAATGTCTGTACGGCAGCGGCTTGTGTCTCTCTTCAGAGTGAGTCCGTAAAGGAGGCGATTGAGGAGGAAGTAAAAAAGCAGGGCAGGGAGAAGACCTGCAGGGTCAGTGGAACAGGATGTCTTGGTCCCTGTGCCACCGGTCCGCTTATTTCCATCAATGACGGAGAGGCACTCTATGCCGGAGTATCGGTCGGTGATGCTCCGGAAATCGTGAAAAATATCGACAAAAAACCGGTCAGCCGCCTTGTCGTGTCCCCGGATTCACCGTTTTTCACCCACCAGGAACGAGTGGCGCTTGAACACTGCGGCAACATCGATCCGGAAAGCCTGAACGACTATCTGGCCCTGGAGGGATATGAGGCGCTTTATGAAGTGCTGACAACCATGACTCCGGTGGAAGTAATTGAAGTGATCGTGCAGAGCGGGCTTCGCGGCCGTGGCGGGGGGGGGTATCCGACCGGCCTGAAGTGGAGCACGGTAGAAAAAGCCGTAGGGGAAAAAAAGTTTGTGATCTGCAATGCGGATGAGGGAGACCCCGGCGCCTTCATGGATCGCAGCATGCTTGAGAGCGATCCGCACAGCATCGTGGAAGGCATGGCCATTGCCGGATATGCCGTTGGTGCATCGAAGGGTTATGTGTACATTCGCGGCGAGTATCCGCTGGCAATTAAGCGGCTGAGAAATGCCATAAAACAGGCAGAAAAACGGGATTTGCTGGGGAAAAACATATGCGGCACTCCGTTCAGTTTTGATATTGAGCTCCGGCTTGGAGCCGGAGCCTTCGTTTGCGGAGAGGAAACCGCTCTTATCGCTTCTATTGAAGGTCGCCGCGGTGCTCCCCGGTCCCGTCCTCCCTATCCTGCAGAATACGGACTCTGGGGCCACCCCACGCTTATCAATAATGTGGAGACATTCGCCAATGTGAGTCCGATCATCCGCAGAGGCGCGGATTTTTATGCTGCGATCGGAGCAGGAAAGAGCAAGGGCACCAAGGTCTTTGCGCTTGCGGGCAGCATCCGGAATACCGGACTTATTGAAGTGCCCATGGGGATATCACTCCGGGAAATTGTGTATGAAATCGGCAGCGGAATTGTCGATGACCGAAAATTCAAGGCTGTTCAGACCGGCGGGCCTTCCGGTGGATGTATCCCGGAAGAATATCTGGATATGCCGGTCGATTACGAATCGTTGGCCGAGGCAGGGTCGATCATGGGGTCCGGGGGCATGATTGTGATGGACGAAACATCGTGCATGGTCGATGTGGCCAGGTATTTCATGGATTTCTGCCGTACCGAGTCTTGCGGCAAATGTGTACCCTGCCGCGTAGGTACAGCACAGATGTACAACATGCTGACAAACATATCGACCGGAAAAGGGACGATGCACGATCTGCAGCTGCTTGAGGAGCTGTGTGATGTGCTGAAACATACCAGCTTGTGCGGACTCGGACAGACATCCGCAAATCCGGTGCTGAGTACCATCCGGTTTTTCAGGGATGAATACACGGCACATATCAGGGACAAAAAATGTCCGGCCGGTGTATGCACTATGGAACATGAAAACGAGGTTGTGTCATGA